The Limnospira fusiformis SAG 85.79 genomic interval ACGCGCACAGCAGGGAACCTGTTCAGCCGAATGCAACACCTACCAATGCTATAAAGGAGGACCCCCAAAAGGCGAAGGAATGGAAACAGGCGGATGTCCTTTATATTCTCACCCAGCACAATTAGAAGATAATCGAGATTGCGTATTGTGTATGACCTGTTTAAAAGCCTGTCCTCATCGTTCAGTCGAGGTCAATTTGCGACCCCCAGGAATTGAATTATGGACTACTCATATACCTCGCACCTATGAAGTAGCTTTGCTATTTTTATTATTAAATGCCGTATTTTTGCATCATTTACCCCAACTAGAACAGTATTTTAATTTTAGCCTAAATTTAGATAATTTCTGGATACATTTAAGCCTGTCAACCGTAGTCTTAGCTTTACCTGCTATAATTCCCGGTTTCGCTTATCTGATTTATCGTTTAATTTCCCCAAGAAAGCCTCGTAAATTTATCGAGTTAGCTTATGGTTTACTTCCCTTTGTGTTAGCCATTAATTTGGCTCATTATCTACGGCTAGGGTTAGCAGAAGGTGGCAGAATTTTACCAGTTACCCTTGCTACTTTTGGCTTAGATGGTTCCAGTCTCCCCGTTTGGGTTGCTCATCCAGCCGTCATTGAGTTTTTACAGGGAACCACCTTATTATCCGGGATATTAATCGCCATTTTACTCACACAAAAAATTGCTCGCCAACCTATCAAAACCTTATTACCTCAACATTTAGCCACCATTATTTTAGGTTTCATCTCATGGAAAATAGTGGTAGGATTTTAGCATATTAATAACTTCTACTACACCAAATATCTAACTAATTATATATGCCAAAAACCGCACCCCAAAATTTAGAAGATAGTGATGAAGAACTACTTACTTTTAAGTATTCAATAACCAGTTATGGTGCTGATTATCCGGTTGATAGTTTAGTTAAACGGATGAAAAATGGCAGCATATATGTACCACAATTTCAACGAGGATATGTCTGGGACCATAGAGAAGCATCTCGTTTTATTGAGTCCCTATTATTGGGTCTACCAGTACCGGGAATTTTTCTCGCTAAAGAACAAGATACTCAAAAACTTCTAGTTATTGATGGTCAACAAAGGTTAAAGACTATTCAATATTTTTATGATGGGGTTTTTGAACCTAATCAAAGGGAATTTTCCTTAACCAAAGTCGCTGATGAGTTTGACGGATTAACTTATCAAACTCTGTCAGAAGAGGATAGACGTAGACTCGATGATTCAATTATACCTGCTACCATTGTTAAACAGGATGAACCCTCAGATGATAATAGCAGTATTTACTATATTTTTGAGCGACTTAATACCGGTGGTCAACAATTAAAACCTCAAGAAATTCGCGCCTGTATCTATCACGGAGAGTTTAATAATTTATTAGCAGAACTT includes:
- a CDS encoding DUF262 domain-containing protein, with protein sequence MPKTAPQNLEDSDEELLTFKYSITSYGADYPVDSLVKRMKNGSIYVPQFQRGYVWDHREASRFIESLLLGLPVPGIFLAKEQDTQKLLVIDGQQRLKTIQYFYDGVFEPNQREFSLTKVADEFDGLTYQTLSEEDRRRLDDSIIPATIVKQDEPSDDNSSIYYIFERLNTGGQQLKPQEIRACIYHGEFNNLLAELNYHQCWRDIYGSPKPDKRMRDQEMILRFLALYFEGDNYQKPMKGFLNQFLGQNRYLKKYDKSAIQLVFIRTIETAYEVWGGRAFKPKNQINAAVFDCIMVGLARRLEKGLINDKESLNTNYQHLLKSQNFLDVTVNSSRTTEKSIVQSRLSQAINAFENVQ